The following are encoded in a window of Terriglobia bacterium genomic DNA:
- the mraY gene encoding phospho-N-acetylmuramoyl-pentapeptide-transferase, with protein MLYWLLYQVLFRYFSPFRIFRYLTFRTAFASLTALFMGLIVGPAIVRKLREFQISQYIREEGPKAHQKKAGTPTMGGLLIAVAIIVPTLLWADLTNKYVWIAVMATAAFGGIGFADDYMKVVNQRNLGLTGKTKLMLQVLVSVIIAVSLILLQAKGQYSTHLMVPFFKNVRPDLVISALVAKPHLWPIAFLPFIGFVVLVIVGSSNAVNLTDGLDGLAIGCTVIAAGALTVLTYVSGHATFSDYLELQRMPQVGELTIFCGAMVGSAIGFLWYNAHPAEVFMGDVGSLALGGAIGTVAVIIKQELLLPFIGGVFVIEAVSVILQVGSYKLRKKRIFKMAPLHHHFELLGWSESKIIVRFWIASLVFALFALTTLKLR; from the coding sequence TTGCTCTACTGGCTTCTTTATCAGGTGCTGTTCCGCTATTTTTCTCCCTTCCGCATTTTCCGGTACCTGACTTTTCGCACCGCGTTTGCCAGCCTGACGGCGCTCTTCATGGGCCTGATCGTCGGTCCCGCCATCGTTCGCAAGCTGCGCGAATTCCAGATCTCGCAGTACATTCGCGAAGAAGGCCCCAAGGCGCACCAGAAGAAAGCCGGCACGCCGACCATGGGCGGGCTGCTGATCGCTGTCGCCATCATCGTTCCCACGCTCCTGTGGGCCGACCTGACCAACAAGTACGTCTGGATCGCCGTCATGGCCACGGCGGCTTTCGGCGGGATTGGTTTTGCCGACGACTACATGAAGGTCGTGAACCAGCGCAATCTCGGCCTAACCGGAAAAACCAAGCTGATGCTGCAAGTCCTGGTCAGCGTCATCATTGCCGTCTCGCTCATCCTCTTGCAGGCGAAGGGGCAGTACTCGACGCACCTGATGGTGCCGTTTTTCAAGAACGTCCGCCCCGACCTGGTGATCTCCGCGTTGGTCGCCAAGCCGCATCTCTGGCCGATCGCATTCCTTCCGTTTATCGGCTTCGTGGTGCTGGTGATCGTCGGCTCCAGCAACGCCGTGAACCTCACCGACGGCCTCGACGGCCTCGCCATCGGCTGCACCGTGATTGCCGCCGGCGCGCTCACGGTTCTTACTTACGTCAGCGGCCACGCCACATTTTCCGACTACCTCGAACTGCAGCGCATGCCGCAGGTGGGCGAACTGACCATCTTCTGCGGCGCCATGGTCGGTTCCGCCATCGGCTTTCTCTGGTATAACGCCCATCCCGCCGAGGTCTTCATGGGCGACGTCGGCTCGCTCGCGCTCGGCGGCGCCATCGGCACGGTCGCGGTCATCATCAAGCAGGAACTGCTGCTGCCGTTCATCGGCGGCGTTTTCGTGATTGAAGCGGTGTCGGTGATTCTGCAGGTGGGCTCGTACAAGCTGCGCAAAAAGCGCATCTTCAAGATGGCGCCGCTGCACCATCATTTCGAGTTGCTGGGATGGTCGGAGTCGAAAATCATCGTCCGCTTCTGGATTGCCTCGCTCGTCTTCGCCCTGTTCGCCCTGACCACCTTGAAACTGCGCTAG
- the murF gene encoding UDP-N-acetylmuramoyl-tripeptide--D-alanyl-D-alanine ligase, translated as MRLPLARIAEIIGGMADAIHRDAVATGYSIDSRTLQPGDLFFAIRGENFDGHDYVNAALERGAVAAVVRVSQAARFGDQRRIIAVPDTLAALQTLGRAVRRMWNKQVIAITGSAGKTTTKESAGRLLSAKYRVLKSEGNLNNHYGLPLQLLRLEPEHQLAVVELGMNHAGEIRALAALCEPNAGVVTCVAPVHLGFFNSVADIARAKYELIQSLPATGTAVLNADDEYVSQFGRDFSGRVITFGIHHPADVRAEAIREMGPDGSEFDVVAGAARAHARLPLIGRHNIYNALGAIAVALFGGLTLEEATSGVALFTPADKRGQVLTVGGATVINDCYNSNPRALDYVVDALAGMAVPDGGRRVVVAGEMLELGPTTDDLHRRSGAHMADKKIDIVLGVRGAARKIADAAAEAGVRAEFVDSPELAGEWLAREVRPGDIVLLKASRGVKLEGALETWTAKGVAGT; from the coding sequence ATGAGATTGCCGCTGGCACGCATTGCCGAGATCATCGGCGGGATGGCAGACGCGATTCATCGCGACGCCGTCGCCACCGGCTACTCCATTGACTCGCGCACGCTGCAGCCCGGCGACTTGTTTTTTGCCATTCGCGGCGAAAATTTCGATGGCCACGATTACGTGAACGCGGCCCTGGAACGGGGCGCGGTCGCGGCCGTGGTGCGCGTCAGCCAGGCGGCGCGCTTCGGCGACCAGCGCCGCATCATCGCCGTTCCCGACACTCTCGCGGCCCTGCAAACCCTAGGCCGCGCTGTGCGCCGGATGTGGAACAAGCAAGTAATCGCCATCACCGGCTCGGCGGGCAAGACCACCACCAAGGAATCGGCGGGGCGCCTGCTGTCGGCGAAATACCGTGTGCTCAAGTCCGAGGGCAATCTCAACAATCACTACGGACTGCCGCTGCAATTGCTGCGGCTGGAGCCGGAACATCAGCTCGCGGTAGTTGAACTCGGCATGAACCACGCCGGCGAAATCCGCGCGCTGGCCGCGCTTTGCGAGCCCAATGCCGGCGTCGTGACCTGCGTCGCCCCGGTACATCTTGGCTTCTTCAATTCCGTCGCCGACATCGCCCGCGCGAAGTACGAGCTGATCCAGTCGCTCCCCGCCACCGGCACCGCGGTGCTGAACGCGGATGACGAATACGTCTCGCAGTTTGGCCGCGATTTTTCCGGACGCGTCATCACCTTCGGCATCCATCATCCCGCCGATGTCCGCGCGGAAGCGATCCGCGAAATGGGGCCGGACGGCTCCGAGTTCGATGTGGTTGCCGGCGCGGCGCGCGCGCACGCCCGGTTACCGCTCATCGGCCGCCACAACATCTACAACGCGCTCGGCGCGATTGCCGTGGCGCTGTTCGGCGGGCTCACCCTGGAGGAAGCAACCTCGGGAGTCGCGCTGTTCACTCCGGCGGACAAACGCGGCCAGGTCCTGACCGTGGGCGGCGCCACCGTCATCAACGACTGCTACAACTCCAACCCGCGCGCGCTCGATTATGTGGTGGACGCGCTGGCCGGCATGGCTGTCCCTGACGGCGGCCGCCGGGTCGTGGTGGCCGGCGAAATGCTCGAACTCGGCCCCACTACCGACGACCTCCACCGCCGCTCTGGCGCCCACATGGCCGACAAGAAGATTGACATCGTGCTCGGCGTCCGCGGCGCCGCCCGTAAGATCGCGGACGCCGCGGCCGAAGCCGGCGTCCGCGCCGAATTTGTCGATTCGCCTGAACTGGCGGGCGAGTGGCTGGCGCGCGAGGTCCGCCCCGGTGACATCGTCCTGCTCAAGGCTTCCCGGGGCGTGAAACTGGAGGGTGCGCTGGAAACCTGGACGGCGAAGGGCGTCGCTGGCACTTAG